A single genomic interval of Candidatus Eisenbacteria bacterium harbors:
- a CDS encoding SCP2 sterol-binding domain-containing protein has product MASTFQPTTAVAAVQGLPQVFDPSAAEGVEAIVLFDLTGSEPGQWTAMIHDQTCRVTPGRTVEPTVTLTMDSDLWLAIARGEKSGRDAFMNGEYQVSGDAMFMMRFGKLFPVRG; this is encoded by the coding sequence ATGGCGAGTACCTTCCAGCCGACGACGGCCGTTGCAGCCGTCCAGGGTCTGCCGCAGGTGTTCGATCCGAGCGCCGCGGAGGGCGTGGAGGCGATCGTGCTCTTCGACCTCACCGGATCGGAGCCCGGGCAGTGGACCGCGATGATCCACGACCAGACCTGCCGCGTGACGCCGGGGCGCACGGTGGAGCCGACCGTCACGCTCACGATGGACTCCGATCTCTGGCTCGCCATCGCGCGGGGTGAGAAGAGCGGCCGCGACGCGTTCATGAACGGGGAGTATCAGGTGAGCGGCGACGCGATGTTCATGATGCGCTTCGGGAAGCTCTTTCCCGTACGCGGCTGA
- a CDS encoding sigma-54-dependent Fis family transcriptional regulator, whose product MSDDPRRLRLLYELGCAFAARRELDDLVSLVVERCREVLDAEGAAVLLLDASRQELHFPYVAEEDPVVAERLRGLRFPASQGIAGAVLESGTAMRVDDCAADARFCGDVDAGSGLTTRNLVCAPLAGQGGRLGILEVVNKRGGGSFSAEDLDFLAALAGSVAVAIEHAQLWTRLRASADRLRAQVGVFRRDQARKDRFDDMVGTGPAMAEVFRLMQSAATSPIPVLIEGETGTGKELVARNLHAASARAGEPFVAVNCAALPEALLESELFGHRRGAFTGATHDQVGLFEAASGGTILLDEVGELPLGMQAKLLRVLEAGEVLPVGERQPRKIDVRILSATNRDLAAEVEAKRFREDLYYRLAAFPIRVPPLRARRDDIAQLVDRFLAEEAARHHKRIPGVEPGALERLVAYRWPGNVRELRNEIARAVALASDGERLGLAHFSPKLGTAVAAAEEPAVAALGITDLREARDAFEASFLARALRDHDGNVSRSAKALGISRVALQKKMKEFGLR is encoded by the coding sequence GTGTCCGACGATCCCCGCCGGCTGCGCCTTCTCTACGAGCTCGGCTGCGCCTTCGCGGCGCGTCGCGAGCTCGACGATCTGGTGTCGCTCGTGGTCGAGCGCTGTCGCGAGGTGCTCGACGCCGAGGGCGCCGCCGTCCTGCTCCTCGATGCGTCCCGGCAGGAGCTCCACTTTCCCTACGTCGCCGAGGAGGACCCGGTGGTGGCGGAGCGCCTGCGCGGTCTGCGCTTTCCCGCCAGCCAGGGGATCGCCGGCGCCGTTCTCGAGAGCGGCACCGCGATGCGCGTCGACGATTGCGCAGCCGACGCGCGCTTCTGTGGCGACGTGGACGCCGGCAGCGGCCTCACGACGCGCAACCTCGTCTGCGCGCCGCTGGCAGGGCAGGGTGGTCGGCTCGGCATCCTCGAGGTCGTGAACAAGCGCGGCGGGGGATCGTTCAGTGCCGAGGACCTCGACTTCCTCGCCGCGCTCGCGGGCAGCGTCGCCGTCGCGATCGAGCACGCGCAGCTCTGGACCCGGCTGCGCGCCTCCGCCGATCGCCTGCGCGCGCAGGTCGGCGTCTTCCGGCGCGACCAGGCGCGCAAGGACCGCTTCGACGACATGGTCGGCACCGGCCCGGCCATGGCCGAAGTCTTCCGGCTGATGCAGAGCGCGGCGACGTCGCCCATCCCGGTGTTGATCGAGGGCGAGACGGGCACGGGCAAAGAGCTGGTCGCCCGCAACCTGCACGCGGCGAGCGCGCGCGCCGGCGAGCCGTTCGTCGCCGTCAACTGCGCCGCACTGCCGGAAGCGCTCCTGGAGAGCGAGCTCTTCGGGCACCGCCGGGGCGCCTTCACCGGCGCCACGCACGATCAGGTCGGGCTCTTCGAAGCCGCCTCCGGGGGCACGATCCTGCTCGACGAGGTCGGCGAGCTGCCCCTCGGAATGCAGGCGAAGCTGCTGCGCGTCCTGGAGGCGGGCGAGGTCCTCCCGGTCGGCGAGCGACAGCCCCGAAAGATCGACGTGCGGATCCTGTCTGCGACCAATCGCGACCTCGCCGCCGAGGTCGAGGCCAAGCGTTTCCGGGAGGACCTCTACTACCGTCTCGCCGCCTTCCCGATCCGCGTGCCGCCGCTCCGCGCGCGTCGAGACGACATCGCGCAGCTCGTGGACCGCTTCCTCGCCGAAGAGGCTGCGCGCCACCACAAACGGATCCCCGGCGTCGAGCCGGGCGCGCTCGAGCGCCTGGTCGCGTACCGGTGGCCGGGCAACGTGCGCGAGCTGCGCAACGAGATCGCGCGCGCCGTCGCCCTCGCGAGCGATGGCGAGCGTCTGGGTCTCGCCCACTTCTCGCCGAAGCTCGGTACGGCGGTGGCCGCCGCCGAGGAACCGGCGGTCGCCGCGCTCGGAATCACCGATCTGCGCGAGGCCCGAGACGCGTTCGAGGCCTCGTTCCTCGCGCGTGCCCTGCGCGACCACGACGGCAACGTGTCGCGCAGCGCCAAGGCGCTCGGCATCTCCCGCGTCGCGCTGCAGAAGAAGATGAAGGAGTTCGGGCTGCGCTAG
- a CDS encoding thiolase family protein encodes MSAHPLRGSAAIAGLGITPQGKVYGQGAVGFAVDAVRTALDDAGLQRSDLDGLLLNPGLTWGDMGMGSFQLQQAMGLHNLRLSATMNLGGATAAAMIQHAAQAIAAGLCTTVVCVFSDAPLKPPAPKGEKQSTGAAYAFARGWEAAYGFFGVNAMYALVAKRHMHLYGTTQDHLGMVAVAQRKWANRNPAAQLHDQPLSLEDYRRSRWVVEPFHLFDCCLVSNGGLAVIVTSAERARNAKKPPVYVWGMGQGHLGGDAADTLASGAVIAKEPAFSMAGITLADVDVVELYDCYTFTVLVTLEDYGFCKKGEGGPFVAEHVTGPGGKLALNTGGGQLSSFYMWGMTPISEAVIQLRGEGGDRQVPKHDVALVSGNGGVLSTHSTLVLSRLPA; translated from the coding sequence ATGTCCGCCCATCCGCTGCGTGGCAGCGCCGCGATCGCCGGCCTCGGCATCACGCCACAGGGCAAGGTGTACGGACAGGGCGCGGTCGGCTTCGCGGTCGACGCCGTGCGCACGGCGCTCGACGACGCCGGTCTCCAGCGCTCGGATCTGGACGGCCTCCTCCTCAACCCGGGGCTCACCTGGGGTGACATGGGCATGGGCTCCTTCCAGCTCCAGCAGGCGATGGGGCTCCACAACCTGCGCCTCTCCGCGACGATGAACCTCGGCGGCGCCACCGCCGCCGCCATGATCCAGCACGCGGCCCAGGCGATCGCGGCGGGCCTGTGCACGACGGTCGTGTGCGTCTTTTCGGATGCGCCGCTGAAGCCGCCGGCGCCGAAGGGGGAAAAACAGTCGACGGGCGCGGCGTATGCGTTCGCGCGCGGGTGGGAGGCCGCCTACGGCTTCTTCGGCGTGAACGCGATGTACGCGCTCGTCGCCAAACGGCACATGCACCTCTACGGCACGACCCAGGATCACCTCGGCATGGTCGCCGTCGCGCAGCGCAAGTGGGCGAATCGCAATCCCGCGGCACAGCTCCACGATCAACCGCTGTCGCTCGAGGACTACCGGCGGTCGCGATGGGTCGTCGAGCCGTTCCACCTCTTCGACTGCTGCCTGGTGTCGAACGGCGGCCTCGCGGTGATCGTGACGAGCGCCGAGCGGGCGCGCAACGCGAAGAAACCACCCGTCTACGTCTGGGGCATGGGCCAGGGGCACCTCGGCGGCGACGCGGCCGACACGCTCGCGTCGGGCGCCGTCATCGCGAAGGAACCGGCATTCTCCATGGCGGGCATCACGCTCGCCGACGTCGACGTCGTGGAGCTCTACGACTGCTACACGTTCACCGTGCTCGTCACGCTCGAGGACTACGGCTTCTGCAAGAAGGGCGAGGGGGGACCATTCGTCGCCGAGCACGTGACCGGCCCCGGCGGCAAGCTCGCGCTCAACACCGGCGGAGGGCAGCTCTCGAGCTTCTACATGTGGGGCATGACGCCGATCTCCGAGGCGGTGATCCAGCTCCGCGGTGAGGGCGGCGACCGCCAGGTGCCGAAGCACGACGTGGCGCTCGTGTCCGGCAACGGGGGCGTGCTCTCGACCCACTCGACGCTCGTCCTCTCGAGGCTGCCCGCGTGA
- a CDS encoding OB-fold domain-containing protein — protein MTTPSASPPAKPLPQISPEMAPFFAAARRHELVVQRCGTCHTMRFPARAVCSRCLGRESEWVPVSGRGEVFSVAVMHQANHPGFAAEVPYAVVVVALEEGVRMLSNVVDCPVREVRIGLPVEVTFDDVTPEVTLPKFRPRRGA, from the coding sequence GTGACCACCCCCTCCGCCAGCCCTCCTGCGAAGCCCCTGCCGCAGATCTCGCCCGAGATGGCGCCCTTCTTCGCCGCCGCGCGTCGCCACGAGCTGGTCGTCCAGCGCTGTGGCACGTGCCACACGATGCGATTTCCGGCACGGGCCGTGTGCAGCCGGTGCCTCGGGCGCGAGAGCGAATGGGTTCCCGTATCGGGGCGTGGCGAGGTCTTCAGCGTGGCCGTCATGCACCAGGCGAATCACCCGGGCTTCGCCGCGGAGGTCCCGTACGCCGTGGTCGTCGTCGCGCTCGAGGAGGGCGTCCGCATGCTGTCGAACGTGGTCGACTGCCCCGTCCGGGAGGTCCGGATCGGCCTCCCGGTCGAGGTCACGTTCGACGACGTGACCCCCGAGGTGACCCTGCCGAAGTTCCGCCCCCGGCGGGGTGCCTGA
- a CDS encoding sigma-54-dependent Fis family transcriptional regulator, translating into MSEESELQVRRERDLYLRLLRLGDAQELEPFLREALALIVEVTGARLGYLQVDDVDHDPAGEGWWMQHGFSEGELAQVRASISQGIVAQALETGETIMTASALLDPRFRERGSVRASRIESVLCAPIGRDPRLGVLYLQGRTEPGTFTEEDRSNAEVFARHLAPLADRLLTQERRRIDTDATRAARLRLRADGVIGRSAALARVLQQVALVAPLELSILLTGETGTGKSQLARVIHDNSLRASGPFIELNCAALPDNLIESELFGAMPGAHSTATKRIEGKLAAATQGTLLLDEVGDLSLPAQAKLLQLLQSGEYFPLGAARSIRADVRIIAATNTDLAAAMAEHRFREDLFYRLHVLPIHVPSLAERRDDIGALAQYFCAQASERHRLPHVGISPYAQRALEAAEWPGNVRQLAHSVEAATIRAAATGARWVERGHFFPETGSNGTEHNGQLTFQEATRRFHVKLLRDTLDESGWSVIEAARRLDLARSHVYNLIRALGIERPK; encoded by the coding sequence ATGTCCGAGGAGTCAGAGCTTCAAGTCAGACGGGAGCGTGACCTCTATCTTCGACTCTTGCGGCTGGGCGACGCACAGGAGCTCGAGCCCTTTCTTCGCGAGGCCCTCGCGCTCATCGTCGAGGTGACCGGCGCACGCCTCGGCTACCTGCAGGTCGACGACGTCGACCATGATCCCGCGGGCGAGGGGTGGTGGATGCAGCACGGTTTCTCGGAGGGGGAGCTCGCCCAGGTGCGAGCCAGCATCTCGCAGGGGATCGTGGCGCAGGCGCTCGAGACCGGCGAGACGATCATGACGGCGTCGGCCCTCCTCGACCCGCGCTTCCGCGAGCGCGGGAGCGTCCGCGCCAGCCGCATCGAGTCGGTGCTGTGCGCGCCGATCGGCCGTGATCCGCGCCTGGGTGTGCTCTACCTGCAGGGCCGCACCGAGCCCGGGACCTTCACGGAGGAGGATCGATCGAACGCCGAGGTGTTCGCGCGCCACCTGGCGCCGCTGGCGGACCGACTGCTCACGCAGGAGCGGCGGCGGATCGACACCGACGCCACGCGCGCGGCTCGCCTGCGCCTGCGCGCCGACGGCGTGATCGGGCGCAGCGCCGCGCTCGCCAGGGTCCTCCAGCAGGTGGCCCTCGTGGCGCCGCTCGAGCTGTCCATCCTGCTCACGGGCGAGACCGGAACCGGCAAGAGCCAGCTCGCGCGCGTGATCCACGACAACAGCCTGCGGGCGTCGGGTCCGTTCATCGAGCTCAACTGCGCCGCGCTCCCGGACAACCTGATCGAGAGCGAGCTGTTCGGGGCCATGCCCGGCGCCCACTCGACGGCGACCAAGCGGATCGAGGGCAAGCTCGCCGCCGCCACGCAGGGGACGCTCCTGCTCGACGAGGTCGGCGACCTCTCGCTGCCGGCGCAGGCGAAGCTCCTGCAGCTCCTGCAATCGGGGGAATACTTTCCGCTGGGGGCCGCGCGGTCCATCCGCGCCGACGTCCGCATCATCGCCGCGACCAACACGGATCTCGCCGCCGCGATGGCCGAGCACCGCTTCCGCGAGGATCTCTTCTACCGGCTGCACGTGCTGCCGATCCACGTGCCGAGCCTCGCCGAGCGGCGGGACGACATCGGCGCGCTCGCCCAGTACTTCTGCGCCCAGGCGAGCGAGCGGCATCGGCTGCCGCACGTCGGCATCTCGCCGTACGCCCAGCGGGCGCTCGAGGCCGCGGAGTGGCCCGGCAACGTGCGCCAGCTCGCGCACAGCGTCGAAGCCGCCACCATCCGCGCCGCGGCGACCGGCGCGCGCTGGGTCGAGCGCGGCCACTTCTTCCCCGAGACGGGATCGAACGGGACCGAGCACAACGGACAGCTGACGTTCCAGGAGGCGACGCGGCGCTTCCACGTGAAGCTGCTCCGCGACACGCTGGACGAATCTGGATGGAGCGTGATCGAGGCCGCCCGCCGTCTCGACCTCGCGCGCTCGCACGTCTACAACCTGATCCGCGCCCTCGGCATCGAGCGCCCGAAGTAG
- a CDS encoding histidine kinase, translated as MVSADIVMKRPFLRDRMFQVVLAMGAAVGLHLGLLHLFLWKTAAAPLTFFVCALVFASVAYALQRWIFPALSRPSFAAQVTLEVVAATIAFGALSVVVASTVAYLLGAPPLFGSPTGAEEHILITPAMRQAGVRMYALMPIVPTVISSVIGYHLVWRRMETLQTRAQELTELAATAQLAALRAQINPHFLFNSLNSIAQLIHVDPAKAEACVERLAEIFRYLLHRAEQEFVPLADELQMTTAYLEIERARFDERLRVETRVDPRSLRRLIPNLILQPLVENAVKHGLSRKVGPGTLRIDALVEDEMLTLVIGDDGLGMSSSVLDSVYDRGVGLRNLRARLERLYGPSHLPEITSTPGGGTRVCLRLPTRDALPRQAA; from the coding sequence ATGGTCTCGGCCGACATCGTCATGAAGCGACCGTTCCTTCGAGATCGCATGTTCCAGGTCGTGCTCGCCATGGGCGCGGCCGTGGGCCTCCACCTGGGCCTCCTCCACCTCTTCCTGTGGAAGACGGCGGCCGCCCCGCTCACCTTCTTCGTGTGCGCGCTCGTCTTCGCGTCCGTCGCCTACGCGCTGCAGCGATGGATCTTCCCGGCGCTCTCACGGCCGTCCTTCGCTGCCCAGGTGACGCTCGAGGTCGTGGCCGCGACGATCGCCTTCGGCGCGCTGTCGGTGGTGGTCGCATCGACGGTGGCGTACCTCCTGGGCGCGCCGCCGCTCTTCGGCAGCCCCACCGGAGCGGAGGAGCACATCCTCATCACCCCGGCGATGCGGCAGGCTGGCGTCCGCATGTACGCCCTCATGCCGATCGTGCCCACCGTCATCTCGTCGGTCATCGGCTATCACCTCGTCTGGCGGCGTATGGAGACGCTGCAGACCCGGGCGCAGGAGCTGACCGAGCTCGCCGCGACCGCACAGCTCGCCGCCCTGCGGGCGCAGATCAATCCGCACTTCCTGTTCAACAGTCTCAACTCGATCGCGCAGCTGATCCACGTCGACCCCGCCAAGGCCGAGGCGTGCGTCGAGCGGCTGGCCGAGATCTTCCGCTACCTCCTGCACCGCGCCGAGCAGGAGTTCGTGCCGCTCGCGGACGAGCTCCAGATGACGACGGCCTACCTCGAGATCGAGCGCGCGCGGTTCGACGAACGGCTGCGGGTCGAGACGCGCGTCGATCCGCGGAGCCTGCGGCGCCTGATTCCGAACCTGATCCTGCAGCCCCTGGTCGAGAACGCGGTGAAGCACGGCCTCTCGCGCAAGGTCGGGCCCGGCACGCTGCGCATCGACGCGCTGGTCGAAGACGAGATGCTGACGCTCGTCATCGGCGACGACGGGCTCGGCATGTCGTCCTCGGTGCTCGATTCGGTGTACGACCGCGGCGTCGGCCTGCGCAACCTGCGCGCCCGCCTCGAGCGCCTCTATGGGCCGTCGCACCTGCCCGAGATCACGAGCACGCCCGGCGGCGGCACTCGCGTGTGCTTGCGCCTGCCCACGCGCGACGCCCTGCCACGCCAGGCGGCATGA
- a CDS encoding LytTR family transcriptional regulator DNA-binding domain-containing protein, whose amino-acid sequence MTSIRTLVVDDEKLARDRLIGFLAKVDGVEVIGQAINGVEAVERIEQDQPDLVFLDVQMPGMDGFDVLKSLSRPAPQVVFATAYDEYAIRAFEVQAVDYLLKPFARARVEEAVGRVRTRLDHGTPGLDVEAVLKRLEDSRKDHVRQVPVHAGKRILLLPVEDVLWFGVEYRLVYAHTAERAYMTNLTLRELEERLDPDAFFRAHKASLVNMRQVREIVPWFGGRYKLVMKDGAASEVAVSRAQARELRTKLRW is encoded by the coding sequence ATGACATCGATCCGCACGCTCGTCGTCGACGACGAGAAGCTCGCGCGCGATCGCCTCATCGGGTTTCTCGCCAAGGTCGACGGGGTGGAGGTGATCGGGCAGGCGATCAACGGCGTCGAGGCCGTCGAACGCATCGAGCAGGACCAGCCGGACCTGGTGTTCCTCGACGTCCAGATGCCCGGCATGGACGGCTTCGACGTGCTGAAGTCGCTCTCGCGCCCCGCGCCGCAGGTGGTGTTCGCGACGGCCTACGACGAGTACGCGATCCGCGCCTTCGAGGTCCAGGCGGTCGACTACCTCCTGAAGCCGTTCGCCCGCGCGCGCGTCGAAGAAGCGGTGGGCCGCGTCCGGACGCGCCTCGATCACGGCACGCCCGGGCTCGACGTCGAAGCGGTGCTGAAGCGCCTCGAGGACAGCCGCAAGGACCACGTGCGGCAGGTGCCGGTGCACGCGGGTAAGCGCATCCTGCTGCTCCCGGTGGAAGACGTCCTGTGGTTCGGCGTCGAGTATCGCCTGGTCTACGCGCACACGGCCGAGCGCGCCTACATGACCAACCTCACGCTGCGCGAGCTCGAGGAGCGCCTCGACCCCGACGCGTTCTTCCGGGCCCACAAGGCGAGCCTCGTGAACATGCGCCAGGTGCGCGAGATCGTCCCCTGGTTCGGTGGTCGCTACAAGCTCGTCATGAAGGACGGCGCGGCAAGCGAGGTCGCCGTCAGCCGTGCCCAGGCGCGGGAGCTGCGCACGAAGCTGCGCTGGTGA
- a CDS encoding vWA domain-containing protein — protein MSPPPPPVSSFHPRAARSAVALLVSILLHVVFVALVIFDVTGLGGGFGIGVGPGFGIGSGGGPGLGEQQRREIFSLEDIPDLVRPQEPNSEQELTALLAPREAERILVPQPAKPKTATSTNAPVIQFARPVKPIGAGTDLGARLAAAGAGSGGIGLGGGGGGLGWSLGSSFGKYVGGLRKVGLDVAIVVDSTGSMQNIIDDLKRRLQDLVRTMQRLVPTARIGAVAYRDRTDDKVATAPRQSEDFLVKWSDLTYNASKVQSFLGGIVAEGGGDWKEAVKEGLETAMKQLKWRPDAKKVIIIVGSSPPHDEDLPAIRNLIADWRARNGYVSTIDVSYPLHAEHERKLNRWLYGEEPKEISPLPEFYKELQQSFHEISKQGGGTDVALGEDAALVRNVLVLAFGSQWEKEVGRVARGR, from the coding sequence ATGTCGCCCCCCCCTCCTCCGGTCTCGTCCTTCCATCCCCGGGCCGCCCGCAGCGCCGTCGCGCTCCTGGTCTCGATCCTCCTCCACGTCGTCTTCGTCGCGCTCGTGATCTTCGACGTGACGGGGCTCGGCGGCGGGTTCGGCATCGGCGTCGGTCCGGGCTTCGGCATCGGCAGCGGCGGCGGTCCCGGCCTCGGCGAACAGCAGCGGCGCGAGATCTTCTCGCTCGAGGACATCCCGGACCTCGTGCGGCCGCAGGAGCCGAACTCCGAGCAGGAGCTGACCGCATTGCTGGCGCCGCGCGAAGCCGAGCGCATCCTCGTCCCGCAGCCGGCGAAGCCCAAGACGGCGACGTCGACCAACGCGCCCGTCATCCAGTTCGCCCGACCCGTGAAGCCGATCGGCGCCGGCACCGATCTCGGCGCGCGCCTCGCGGCGGCGGGCGCGGGCTCGGGCGGCATCGGCCTCGGCGGCGGAGGCGGTGGTCTCGGCTGGTCGCTCGGCAGCTCGTTCGGAAAATACGTCGGGGGGCTCCGCAAGGTCGGCCTCGACGTCGCCATCGTCGTCGACTCGACCGGCAGCATGCAGAACATCATCGACGACCTGAAGCGCCGCCTGCAGGACCTGGTGCGCACCATGCAGCGCCTCGTCCCGACGGCGCGCATCGGCGCCGTCGCCTATCGCGACCGCACCGACGACAAGGTCGCGACCGCACCGCGGCAGAGCGAGGATTTCCTCGTGAAGTGGAGCGACCTCACCTACAACGCCTCGAAGGTGCAGTCCTTCCTCGGCGGCATCGTCGCCGAGGGCGGCGGCGACTGGAAGGAAGCCGTGAAGGAAGGGCTCGAGACGGCGATGAAGCAGCTCAAGTGGCGCCCCGATGCCAAGAAGGTGATCATCATCGTCGGCAGCTCACCGCCGCACGACGAAGATCTCCCCGCCATCCGGAACCTCATCGCCGACTGGCGCGCGCGCAACGGCTACGTGAGCACGATCGACGTCAGCTATCCGCTCCACGCCGAGCACGAGCGCAAGCTCAATCGCTGGCTCTACGGCGAGGAGCCGAAGGAGATCTCGCCGCTGCCCGAGTTCTACAAGGAGCTGCAGCAGAGCTTCCACGAGATCTCGAAGCAGGGCGGCGGCACGGACGTCGCGCTGGGCGAGGACGCGGCGCTGGTGCGCAACGTGCTCGTGCTGGCATTCGGGTCGCAGTGGGAGAAAGAGGTGGGCCGCGTCGCACGCGGCCGGTAA
- a CDS encoding MotA/TolQ/ExbB proton channel family protein produces the protein MENAVNPVDLSFWTLIQQGAISTYPLLICSVIVVAVALERAWALRGALAAAPALAARIAPTLANGDAKNAIATLAQAPATAARRVFADILAEPGLERTELERIADERQFEEAQEAGSYLWILGTIGSSAPFIGLFGTVMGIIRSFHSMAIAGTGGFGVVAGGISEALIATALGLAVGILAVVLYNYFQARVERIDAALQIGSARVVEALMAGRRAHGVR, from the coding sequence ATGGAGAACGCCGTCAACCCCGTGGACCTCAGCTTCTGGACCTTGATCCAGCAGGGCGCGATCTCGACCTATCCCCTGCTCATCTGCTCGGTCATCGTGGTGGCCGTCGCGCTCGAACGCGCCTGGGCGCTGCGCGGCGCGCTCGCCGCGGCGCCCGCGCTCGCGGCGCGCATTGCGCCGACGCTCGCCAACGGCGACGCGAAGAACGCGATCGCGACGCTGGCGCAGGCCCCCGCCACCGCTGCGCGACGCGTCTTCGCCGACATCCTGGCCGAGCCGGGGCTCGAACGGACCGAGCTCGAGCGGATCGCCGACGAACGCCAGTTCGAGGAGGCCCAGGAGGCCGGATCCTATCTCTGGATCCTCGGCACGATCGGATCGTCGGCGCCGTTCATCGGCCTGTTCGGTACGGTGATGGGCATCATCCGCTCGTTCCACAGCATGGCGATCGCCGGCACCGGCGGCTTCGGCGTCGTCGCGGGCGGCATCTCCGAGGCGCTGATCGCAACCGCGCTCGGGCTCGCGGTCGGCATCCTCGCGGTCGTCCTCTACAACTACTTCCAGGCGCGCGTGGAACGCATCGACGCGGCCCTGCAGATCGGCAGCGCTCGGGTCGTGGAAGCGCTCATGGCCGGACGGAGAGCGCATGGCGTTCGGTAA
- a CDS encoding biopolymer transporter ExbD → MAFGKAHRRGQIVAEINVTPLTDVFLVLLIIFMITTSAMVKPAADVNLPETAEDNQETQGVMVTMTPSKQIYVGDRSVEGDDAAVVSALKDALARAKQKVVILAGDRQVVLGEVVRVLGLAKEAGASGFALASE, encoded by the coding sequence ATGGCGTTCGGTAAGGCCCATCGCCGCGGCCAGATCGTCGCCGAGATCAACGTCACGCCGCTGACGGACGTATTCCTGGTCCTCCTCATCATCTTCATGATCACCACCTCGGCCATGGTGAAGCCCGCGGCCGACGTGAACCTGCCCGAGACCGCCGAGGACAACCAGGAGACCCAGGGCGTCATGGTGACCATGACGCCGAGCAAGCAGATCTACGTCGGCGATCGCTCGGTCGAGGGCGACGACGCGGCGGTCGTGAGCGCGCTCAAGGACGCGCTCGCGCGCGCCAAGCAGAAGGTCGTGATCCTCGCCGGCGACCGGCAGGTCGTGCTCGGCGAGGTCGTTCGCGTGCTCGGGCTTGCCAAGGAGGCGGGCGCGTCCGGCTTCGCCCTGGCCTCGGAGTGA